Proteins from a genomic interval of Polaribacter sejongensis:
- a CDS encoding universal stress protein, producing MKAILLPTDFSDNSWNAIEYALNFYKHATCNFYLLHVNRLNNVVVDDYFYDNTQEVIIDVNIENAKKQLKGLQQKIALNFNNKNHNFYTLTDTNFFIESIRQQVEEKKIDVIVMGTKGASGFQGYITGSNTGDVITKVKCTTLVVPENAKFKKIEEVAFPTDFSLCNELQILEPIIKILEEKNASLRVLNISKKVISLNEDQQKSKELLEDYLYNYQHSFHFLTNKKVEDAVQCFVNSRNIDMIAMVAKNLNYFQQILFHTKVAEISYHTDVPFLVLHE from the coding sequence ATGAAAGCTATTTTACTCCCTACAGATTTTTCAGACAATTCTTGGAATGCAATTGAGTATGCTTTAAATTTTTATAAGCACGCAACGTGCAATTTTTATTTGTTACACGTTAATAGGTTAAATAATGTTGTAGTAGATGATTATTTCTATGATAACACGCAAGAAGTTATTATAGATGTAAACATAGAAAATGCAAAAAAACAATTAAAAGGACTTCAGCAAAAAATAGCCCTAAACTTTAATAATAAGAACCATAATTTTTACACTTTAACAGATACTAATTTTTTTATTGAATCTATAAGACAGCAGGTAGAAGAAAAAAAAATAGATGTTATTGTTATGGGAACCAAAGGAGCTAGTGGTTTTCAGGGATATATTACTGGGAGTAATACGGGAGATGTTATTACAAAGGTAAAATGTACAACCTTAGTAGTACCTGAGAATGCTAAATTTAAGAAAATAGAAGAGGTGGCATTTCCAACAGATTTTTCTCTATGTAATGAATTACAAATATTAGAACCAATAATAAAAATCTTAGAAGAAAAAAACGCTTCTTTAAGGGTTTTAAATATCAGTAAAAAAGTGATCTCTTTAAATGAGGATCAACAAAAAAGTAAAGAACTATTAGAAGATTATCTCTATAATTACCAACACAGTTTTCATTTTTTAACAAATAAAAAAGTAGAAGATGCTGTGCAATGTTTTGTAAATAGTAGAAATATAGATATGATTGCTATGGTGGCAAAAAATCTTAATTATTTTCAACAAATACTATTTCATACTAAGGTAGCGGAAATAAGCTATCATACCGATGTTCCTTTTTTAGTACTGCATGAATAA
- a CDS encoding response regulator produces the protein MRKILLIEDDVVLRENTSELLELSNYEVTSAANGKIGVQLAKKIVPDIIVCDIMMPELDGYGVLEALTNNEITQHIPFIFLSAKTERSDVRKGMDLGADDYITKPFNEDELISAIESRLAKAAILKDRREKIEVVKEEEEDIRSLNDLKNYFEDNGETFTFLKDASIYKEGNNSNYIYLINKGLIKCHKLDEQGKQLTTALYKEDDLFGYTSFSQNLAYQESATAIQKTELVGLSKKTLTGVLNKNHKVTLELIELLTEDLAVVKDQLLQMAYSSVSKKTAKTILMFAEKLNRKPDDQIKISRNDLASVAGIATETLIRTMSSFKKQGLIEIEGRTIKILDLEKLKDIS, from the coding sequence ATGAGAAAAATACTATTAATTGAGGATGATGTAGTTTTAAGAGAAAACACATCAGAACTTTTAGAATTATCAAACTATGAAGTTACCAGTGCTGCTAACGGTAAAATAGGGGTACAATTAGCAAAAAAAATAGTTCCAGATATTATTGTTTGTGATATTATGATGCCAGAGTTAGATGGTTACGGTGTTTTAGAAGCTTTAACTAATAACGAAATAACGCAACACATTCCGTTTATATTTTTATCAGCAAAGACAGAAAGAAGTGATGTAAGAAAAGGAATGGATTTAGGGGCAGATGATTATATAACAAAGCCTTTTAATGAAGATGAATTAATTAGTGCTATAGAAAGTAGATTGGCAAAAGCAGCGATACTAAAAGATCGTAGAGAAAAAATTGAAGTTGTAAAGGAAGAGGAAGAAGACATAAGAAGTCTTAATGACTTAAAAAATTATTTTGAAGATAATGGAGAAACTTTTACTTTTCTAAAAGATGCAAGCATTTATAAAGAAGGTAATAACTCTAATTATATTTATTTAATAAATAAAGGGCTTATAAAATGCCATAAGTTAGATGAGCAAGGAAAACAACTTACAACTGCTTTATATAAAGAAGATGATTTGTTTGGCTATACTTCTTTTTCTCAGAATTTAGCATATCAAGAATCTGCAACGGCAATTCAGAAAACAGAATTAGTTGGTCTTTCTAAAAAAACATTAACAGGTGTTTTAAACAAAAATCATAAAGTAACATTAGAGCTGATAGAATTGTTAACAGAAGACTTAGCAGTTGTAAAAGATCAACTTTTGCAAATGGCGTATAGTTCTGTAAGTAAAAAAACAGCGAAGACAATTTTAATGTTTGCAGAAAAATTAAATAGAAAACCAGACGATCAAATAAAAATTTCTAGAAACGATTTAGCAAGTGTTGCAGGTATTGCAACAGAAACATTAATTAGAACTATGTCTAGTTTTAAAAAACAAGGTTTAATAGAAATAGAAGGTAGAACAATTAAAATTTTAGATTTAGAGAAACTAAAAGATATTTCTTGA
- a CDS encoding PAS domain-containing sensor histidine kinase, whose amino-acid sequence MLSKDRDVFNVLFEAVSEGVVVVNDKQNIVSVNSSVERMFGYDPGELINKPLNILIPKNYHAGHGAHFKGFMKNKEKRQMGNGRDLYGARKNGAIFPLEAGLNPFQIEGQTFIMALIIDISVRKQQEEEIHQLNNDLEKKVCERTKELSKTVHELKTVNIELDKENHKRLEAENKIKDALKKQKELNELKTKFLSLVSHEFKTPLSGILTSTMLLGKYKLAEQQEKRDKHLETITNKVHYLNNILNDFLSIEILETGKVNYKFHSFKLSKVVDEVIYNANMLLKVGQRIKYPEDIDDISLLQDEKTIALALSNLINNAIKYSPENSEIDIKIKQDSTTTTIKIKDQGIGIPKADQKNIFNRYFRAENALLTEGTGIGLNIIKSHLQNLGGTITFESEENIGSTFTLKIINKAI is encoded by the coding sequence ATGCTAAGTAAAGATCGGGATGTTTTTAATGTACTTTTTGAGGCTGTATCAGAGGGAGTTGTTGTAGTAAACGATAAGCAAAACATAGTTTCTGTAAATTCATCTGTAGAGAGAATGTTTGGTTATGATCCAGGAGAACTTATAAATAAACCACTTAATATTTTAATCCCTAAAAATTATCATGCAGGTCACGGAGCCCATTTTAAGGGTTTTATGAAGAACAAAGAAAAAAGACAGATGGGCAATGGGAGAGATTTGTATGGAGCCCGAAAAAATGGCGCTATTTTTCCGTTAGAAGCAGGTTTAAATCCGTTTCAAATAGAAGGACAAACTTTTATAATGGCTTTAATTATAGATATTTCTGTTAGAAAGCAACAAGAAGAAGAAATACATCAATTAAACAATGATCTAGAAAAAAAGGTTTGTGAACGAACAAAAGAATTAAGTAAAACAGTTCATGAATTAAAAACTGTAAATATAGAGCTGGATAAAGAGAATCATAAACGGCTAGAAGCAGAGAATAAAATTAAAGATGCTTTAAAAAAGCAAAAAGAACTCAATGAGCTAAAAACAAAATTCTTGTCGTTAGTTTCTCATGAGTTTAAAACACCGTTAAGTGGTATTTTAACGTCTACAATGCTTTTAGGTAAATATAAGTTGGCAGAACAACAAGAAAAAAGAGATAAGCACTTAGAAACCATTACTAATAAAGTACATTATTTAAATAATATTTTAAATGATTTTTTATCCATAGAAATATTAGAAACAGGTAAAGTAAATTACAAGTTTCATTCTTTTAAATTGAGTAAGGTAGTAGATGAGGTTATTTATAATGCAAACATGCTTTTAAAAGTAGGACAAAGAATTAAATATCCAGAAGATATAGATGATATTTCTTTATTGCAAGATGAAAAAACAATCGCCTTGGCATTATCTAATTTAATAAACAATGCTATTAAATATTCTCCAGAAAATTCTGAAATAGACATTAAAATAAAGCAAGATAGCACGACGACGACCATCAAAATAAAAGATCAGGGAATTGGGATTCCGAAGGCAGATCAAAAAAATATATTTAACCGTTATTTTAGAGCAGAAAATGCTTTATTAACGGAAGGAACAGGAATTGGTTTAAATATTATTAAAAGTCATTTACAAAATTTAGGAGGAACAATTACTTTTGAAAGTGAAGAGAATATAGGATCAACTTTTACATTGAAGATTATTAACAAAGCAATATGA
- a CDS encoding DnaJ C-terminal domain-containing protein, translating to MASIDYYKILGITKSASEADIKKAYRKLARKYHPDLNPNDKTAEKSFKEINEANEVLSNPENRKKYDAYGEHWQNGEAYEQEKRRQQEHQSRSQSNQGGYSQEDFSDIFGDMFGGASSGRRTNAKFRGQDYNSEIQLNLNDVYKTQKQVITVNGKNIRITIPAGVENGQVIKIKGHGGKGVNGGPNGDLYIQFSIINNTKFKRDKDNLYIDVDLDLYTALLGGQLTVDTFDGQVKLTVKPETANGTKVKLKGKGFPKYKKEDQFGDLYINYQLKIPTKLNEKEIALIKELQKLR from the coding sequence ATGGCTTCTATAGATTATTATAAAATTTTAGGAATTACCAAAAGTGCTTCTGAAGCTGATATTAAAAAAGCTTACAGAAAATTAGCACGAAAATACCATCCAGATCTAAACCCTAATGATAAAACTGCTGAGAAAAGCTTTAAAGAAATTAACGAAGCTAATGAAGTTTTAAGTAATCCAGAAAATCGTAAGAAATACGATGCATATGGAGAGCATTGGCAAAACGGAGAAGCTTACGAACAAGAAAAACGAAGACAGCAAGAACATCAAAGTAGGTCTCAAAGTAATCAAGGTGGGTATTCTCAAGAAGATTTTTCTGATATTTTTGGAGACATGTTTGGTGGTGCTTCTTCAGGAAGAAGGACGAATGCGAAATTTAGAGGGCAAGATTACAATTCTGAAATTCAACTAAATTTAAACGATGTTTATAAAACACAAAAACAAGTAATTACTGTTAATGGAAAAAACATTAGAATTACAATTCCGGCTGGTGTAGAAAACGGACAAGTAATCAAAATAAAAGGGCATGGAGGAAAAGGTGTAAATGGTGGACCTAATGGCGATTTATACATTCAGTTTTCTATTATAAATAACACCAAATTTAAACGAGACAAAGACAATCTTTATATTGATGTTGATTTAGATTTATATACGGCTCTTTTAGGTGGACAATTAACCGTTGATACTTTTGATGGACAAGTAAAATTAACCGTTAAGCCAGAAACAGCAAACGGAACCAAGGTAAAACTAAAAGGAAAAGGATTTCCTAAATATAAAAAAGAAGATCAGTTTGGAGATCTATATATCAATTATCAACTTAAAATACCAACTAAATTAAACGAAAAAGAGATAGCATTAATTAAAGAATTACAAAAACTACGCTAA
- a CDS encoding chaperone modulator CbpM produces METQNLISIQQFCAHYSIPTAFINELKEYELIEIIVENNDHYIKITQITEVEKMIRLHYDLNINLEGVDVIYNLLNQVDSLKKEITDLQNKLNFYENE; encoded by the coding sequence ATGGAAACTCAAAATTTAATATCTATTCAGCAGTTTTGTGCCCACTACAGCATTCCTACAGCTTTTATAAATGAGTTAAAAGAGTATGAATTAATAGAGATTATTGTAGAAAATAATGATCATTATATTAAAATTACGCAAATAACAGAAGTTGAAAAAATGATTCGTTTGCATTATGATTTAAATATAAATTTAGAAGGTGTAGACGTAATTTATAATTTATTAAACCAAGTAGATTCTTTAAAAAAAGAAATAACCGATTTACAAAACAAGCTCAATTTTTACGAAAACGAATAA
- a CDS encoding pyridoxamine 5'-phosphate oxidase family protein, which translates to MITNLKENECINILENNYVGQLSYIYIERPFIVPMTYFFDKKNSIVGYSEEGHKTKAMRNYRKVSLQVSEKADSNTCNSVLVHGIYEELSGSVAKKYLHDFTEGIKAIILKNEHRNLHCISDFSNKRTQKKIPIVFRITVDEMTGKKITNESL; encoded by the coding sequence ATGATAACTAATTTAAAAGAGAATGAATGCATAAACATCTTAGAAAATAACTATGTAGGGCAACTGAGCTATATTTATATAGAAAGACCTTTTATTGTACCCATGACTTATTTTTTTGACAAGAAAAATAGTATTGTAGGCTATTCCGAAGAAGGTCATAAAACAAAGGCAATGAGAAATTATAGAAAAGTTTCTCTGCAGGTTTCAGAAAAAGCAGACAGCAATACTTGTAATTCTGTTTTAGTGCATGGTATTTATGAAGAACTATCGGGTTCTGTAGCAAAAAAATATTTGCACGATTTTACCGAAGGTATTAAAGCAATTATTCTAAAAAATGAACACAGAAATTTGCATTGTATAAGCGATTTCTCTAATAAAAGAACACAGAAAAAAATTCCAATTGTTTTTAGAATAACTGTTGATGAAATGACCGGTAAAAAAATTACAAACGAGAGTTTATAA
- a CDS encoding single-stranded DNA-binding protein has protein sequence MNTLRNKVQLIGRLGQDPEIVTFKDGNKMAKFSMATDDSYKDKAGNKVERAYWHNIVITGGLVKVVENYVNKGQEIAVEGKLTNRSYDTKEGEKRYVTEIMVNELLLLGAK, from the coding sequence ATGAATACGTTAAGAAACAAAGTACAGTTAATTGGTAGATTGGGTCAAGATCCAGAAATAGTAACTTTTAAAGATGGTAATAAAATGGCTAAATTTTCTATGGCTACAGATGACAGTTACAAAGACAAAGCAGGTAATAAGGTAGAGCGTGCTTATTGGCATAATATTGTTATTACTGGAGGTTTGGTTAAAGTGGTAGAAAACTATGTAAATAAAGGGCAAGAAATTGCCGTTGAAGGGAAGTTAACAAACCGTTCTTATGATACCAAAGAAGGAGAAAAAAGATATGTTACCGAAATTATGGTGAATGAATTATTGCTTTTGGGAGCTAAATAA
- a CDS encoding GNAT family N-acetyltransferase — MKFHLETERLLLREFRITDVEGMFELDSNPKVHKYLGKKTIKTKEEAKRMIEFILKQYKENGIGRFAVIEKSSGNFIGWSGLKLNKGTKESLNGFQDFIDIGYRFIPKYWKKGYGLETAIACLEYGFKTMNLDTIYGAAEIGNIGSNKILQKIGLQFVNEFKEGNKLVNWYELKKENYGK, encoded by the coding sequence ATGAAATTTCATTTAGAAACAGAAAGACTACTTCTTAGAGAATTTAGAATAACTGATGTAGAAGGAATGTTTGAGTTAGATTCTAACCCAAAAGTTCATAAATATTTAGGGAAAAAGACAATTAAAACGAAAGAAGAAGCAAAAAGAATGATTGAATTTATTCTAAAACAGTATAAAGAAAATGGTATTGGTCGGTTTGCTGTTATAGAAAAATCTTCAGGTAATTTTATAGGTTGGTCTGGTTTAAAACTAAATAAAGGAACAAAAGAAAGCTTAAATGGTTTTCAAGATTTTATTGATATTGGCTATCGCTTCATTCCGAAATATTGGAAAAAAGGATACGGCTTAGAAACTGCTATTGCTTGTTTAGAATACGGTTTTAAAACCATGAATTTAGACACTATTTATGGTGCTGCAGAAATTGGAAATATTGGTTCTAATAAAATTTTACAAAAAATTGGATTACAATTTGTAAACGAATTTAAAGAAGGTAATAAGCTGGTAAATTGGTACGAACTAAAGAAAGAAAACTATGGAAAGTAG
- a CDS encoding CBS domain-containing protein produces the protein MAIKSFQGKRDTSQGKEDAQILVSDYMTKKLITFKAEDTLDHVIEQLITHKISGGPVVNDKNDLIGIISETDCIKHISESKYYNMPSDVNNTVGKYMAIGVDTIDKNTNIFDAAFKFISSHRRRFPVVENGKLIGQISQTDVLKAAISVKGNTWNS, from the coding sequence ATGGCAATTAAAAGCTTTCAAGGAAAAAGAGATACAAGTCAGGGAAAAGAAGATGCGCAAATTTTAGTATCTGATTACATGACAAAAAAATTGATAACTTTTAAAGCTGAGGATACCTTAGATCATGTAATTGAACAATTAATTACACATAAAATTTCTGGAGGACCGGTTGTAAATGATAAAAACGATTTAATAGGAATTATTTCTGAAACAGATTGTATTAAACATATATCTGAAAGTAAATATTACAATATGCCTTCTGATGTTAACAATACAGTAGGTAAATATATGGCTATCGGTGTGGATACTATTGATAAGAATACCAATATTTTTGATGCAGCTTTTAAATTTATTAGTTCTCACAGAAGAAGATTCCCTGTAGTAGAAAACGGAAAGCTAATTGGTCAAATAAGTCAAACAGATGTTTTAAAAGCTGCAATTAGTGTGAAAGGAAATACGTGGAATAGTTAA
- the pyk gene encoding pyruvate kinase — MKDYKKTKIVATLGPAIDTKEKMKELAVAGVNVFRINFSHANYDIVKQNVERIREINEEEGFNVAILADLQGPKLRVGVMEENVILNDGDLFTFTTEKCIGNNKKAFMTYQRFPKDVKVGENIMVDDGKLRFEVVSTDKDKEVVVKVIVGGPLHSKKGVNLPNTAISLPALTEKDKEDAVFALGLNVDWMALSFVRTPEDLRMLRDLIDEHSDYRVPVIAKIEKPEAVANIDALIPFCDGLMVARGDLGVEIPMQDVPLIQKKLVRRAKRARIPVIIATQMMETMIDNPVPTRAEVNDVANSIMDGADAVMLSGETSVGKHPLKVIQKMSEIIKAVENSRMIKVPHEAPHIRTNRFITKSVCHHAALMANDIDATAISTLTNSGYTAFQISAWRPQAKILAFSSERRILGKLNLLWGVKAFYYDKNLSTDDTVVDINKISKEKGFVKEGDLMINLTSMPVEAKGMVNTLRVSEID; from the coding sequence ATGAAAGACTACAAAAAAACAAAAATAGTTGCAACCTTAGGTCCAGCAATCGATACTAAAGAAAAGATGAAAGAGTTGGCAGTTGCAGGTGTCAACGTTTTTAGAATTAACTTCTCGCATGCAAATTACGATATCGTAAAACAAAATGTAGAAAGAATTAGAGAGATTAATGAAGAAGAAGGCTTTAATGTTGCCATTTTAGCAGATTTACAAGGACCAAAACTTCGTGTTGGAGTAATGGAAGAAAATGTTATCTTAAATGATGGCGACTTGTTTACTTTTACAACAGAAAAGTGTATAGGTAACAACAAAAAAGCATTTATGACTTACCAACGTTTTCCTAAAGACGTAAAAGTTGGTGAAAACATTATGGTAGATGATGGTAAATTACGTTTTGAAGTAGTTTCTACAGATAAAGACAAAGAAGTTGTTGTCAAAGTTATAGTTGGTGGACCTTTACATTCTAAAAAAGGAGTAAACTTACCAAACACAGCTATTTCTTTACCCGCTTTAACAGAAAAAGATAAAGAAGATGCCGTTTTTGCTTTAGGCTTAAACGTCGATTGGATGGCACTTTCTTTTGTAAGAACTCCAGAAGATTTAAGAATGTTGCGCGATTTAATTGATGAGCATTCAGATTATAGAGTACCCGTAATTGCTAAAATTGAAAAACCAGAAGCAGTTGCAAATATTGATGCATTAATTCCTTTTTGTGATGGTTTAATGGTTGCCCGTGGAGATTTAGGAGTAGAAATTCCTATGCAAGACGTTCCATTAATTCAGAAGAAATTAGTAAGACGTGCAAAGAGAGCAAGAATTCCTGTAATTATTGCAACTCAAATGATGGAAACAATGATTGATAATCCTGTTCCAACTAGAGCAGAAGTAAATGATGTTGCCAATTCTATTATGGATGGAGCAGATGCAGTAATGTTATCTGGAGAAACTTCTGTAGGGAAACACCCTTTAAAAGTAATTCAGAAAATGTCTGAAATCATTAAAGCAGTTGAAAACTCTAGAATGATTAAAGTACCACATGAAGCGCCACATATTAGAACAAACAGATTTATAACAAAATCAGTTTGTCATCACGCAGCTTTAATGGCAAATGATATCGATGCAACCGCAATTTCTACTTTAACAAATAGTGGTTATACAGCATTCCAAATTTCAGCATGGAGGCCACAAGCTAAAATATTAGCATTTTCATCAGAAAGAAGAATTTTAGGAAAACTAAACTTACTTTGGGGTGTAAAAGCTTTTTATTACGATAAAAACTTAAGTACAGATGATACTGTTGTAGATATTAACAAAATATCTAAAGAAAAAGGTTTTGTTAAAGAAGGAGATTTAATGATTAACCTTACTTCTATGCCAGTTGAAGCAAAAGGTATGGTAAATACATTAAGAGTTTCTGAAATAGACTAA
- a CDS encoding IPExxxVDY family protein: MDDFCEEEYSLIGIHSTLEDYKLAYLLNKNLNTRFYKAKEDLKFVIEEKKASFSIYNYENIEYDYEWFLITNSYRTENQSASNELLLTSETITYLIPEKKKVDFFLKICGDSDDDFVMKTVNRIKSIDNVITAYSIDKNTLKSKDFLIF; the protein is encoded by the coding sequence ATGGACGATTTTTGCGAAGAAGAATATTCTTTAATAGGAATCCATTCTACTTTAGAAGATTATAAACTTGCCTACTTATTAAATAAAAACCTTAATACCAGGTTTTATAAAGCAAAAGAAGACTTAAAATTTGTTATAGAAGAAAAGAAAGCCTCTTTTTCTATATATAATTATGAAAATATAGAATATGATTACGAGTGGTTTTTAATAACGAATAGTTATAGAACAGAAAACCAATCAGCATCTAACGAGTTGTTATTAACATCAGAAACAATAACATACCTAATTCCAGAAAAGAAAAAAGTAGATTTTTTCTTAAAAATTTGTGGAGATTCAGACGATGATTTTGTAATGAAAACAGTAAATAGAATTAAAAGTATTGATAATGTAATTACCGCATATTCAATAGATAAAAACACCTTAAAGTCTAAAGACTTTTTAATATTTTAA
- the rnc gene encoding ribonuclease III: MNFIRKIVKPHSEEDAQLYNELKKLLNFSPRRINKYKKAFTHRSVQMLDSKGIPINYERLEFLGDSILGSVIASYLYKKVPTGSEGYLTQMRSKIVSREHLNELGKDLDLIRFVKSNIDQANVGDNIHGNIFEALVGAIYLDKNYNTCQKFIYENVIVPYVDIEKLEGKITSYKGLIIEWCQKQKKKYTFDTYEDSGNEAIKHFSVKVSIDGEQIAKGRATSKKKAEEQAAKRVYFAFQKEINLG, from the coding sequence ATGAATTTTATTCGTAAAATAGTAAAACCTCACAGTGAAGAGGATGCACAATTATACAACGAATTAAAAAAACTACTTAATTTTTCTCCAAGAAGAATAAATAAATATAAAAAAGCATTTACACATAGGTCTGTGCAAATGTTAGACAGCAAAGGAATTCCTATAAATTACGAACGTTTAGAGTTTTTAGGTGATTCTATTTTAGGATCTGTAATTGCATCTTATTTATACAAAAAAGTACCTACAGGTAGTGAAGGTTATCTTACACAAATGCGCTCTAAAATTGTTAGTAGAGAGCATTTAAATGAATTAGGAAAAGATCTAGACTTAATACGTTTCGTAAAAAGTAATATAGATCAAGCTAACGTAGGCGATAATATTCATGGTAATATTTTTGAAGCATTAGTAGGCGCTATTTATTTAGATAAAAACTACAATACTTGTCAGAAATTTATTTATGAAAATGTAATTGTACCCTACGTAGATATTGAAAAGCTAGAAGGGAAAATTACAAGTTACAAAGGGCTTATAATAGAATGGTGCCAGAAACAAAAGAAGAAATATACTTTTGATACCTATGAAGATTCTGGTAACGAAGCTATCAAACACTTTAGTGTAAAGGTAAGTATCGATGGAGAACAAATAGCCAAAGGTAGAGCTACTTCTAAGAAAAAAGCAGAAGAGCAAGCTGCTAAAAGAGTCTATTTTGCGTTTCAAAAAGAAATCAATTTAGGCTAA
- the fabF gene encoding beta-ketoacyl-ACP synthase II, translating to MQLKRVVVTGLGALTPIGNNIEEYWNALVNGVSGAAPIKRFDAAKFKTRFACELKNFEVTDFINRKDARKMDPFTQYAMVASDEAIADANFDLEKLNKLRVGVIWGAGIGGLETFQNEAINFGAGDGTPKFNPFFIPKMIADIAPGNISIKNGFMGPNYTTVSACASSANAMIDALNYIRLGTCDVIVTGGSEAAVVISGVGGFNAMHALSTRNESPETASRPFDAERDGFVLGEGAGALVLESYEHAKARGAKIYAEVIGGGMSSDAHHMTAPHPEGIGVIAVMNNCLENAGIKPEDVDHINTHGTSTPLGDVAELKAISAVFGEHAKNININSTKSMTGHLLGAAGAIESIAAILAMKNGIVPPTINHVNVDENINPELNLTLNKAQKRDINIAMSNTFGFGGHNACVAFKKLDE from the coding sequence ATGCAGTTAAAACGAGTTGTAGTCACTGGACTTGGCGCACTTACGCCAATTGGTAATAATATTGAAGAGTATTGGAATGCTTTAGTTAACGGAGTTAGCGGTGCAGCACCTATCAAGCGGTTTGATGCTGCCAAGTTCAAAACTCGTTTTGCATGTGAATTAAAAAACTTCGAGGTAACGGACTTTATTAATAGAAAGGACGCTAGAAAAATGGATCCATTTACGCAGTATGCAATGGTTGCTTCAGATGAAGCAATTGCAGATGCAAATTTTGATCTAGAAAAATTAAACAAATTACGCGTTGGTGTAATTTGGGGAGCAGGAATTGGAGGCTTAGAAACTTTTCAAAACGAAGCTATAAATTTTGGAGCCGGAGATGGTACACCAAAATTTAACCCATTTTTTATCCCAAAAATGATTGCAGATATTGCGCCAGGAAATATTTCTATTAAAAATGGATTTATGGGGCCAAATTATACTACGGTTTCTGCATGTGCGTCATCTGCTAACGCAATGATTGATGCTTTAAATTATATTCGTTTAGGTACTTGTGATGTTATTGTAACTGGTGGTTCGGAAGCTGCAGTTGTAATTTCTGGTGTTGGTGGTTTTAATGCCATGCATGCCTTATCTACAAGAAACGAAAGTCCAGAAACAGCATCTAGACCTTTTGATGCAGAACGAGATGGTTTTGTATTAGGTGAAGGAGCAGGTGCTTTGGTTTTAGAAAGCTATGAGCATGCTAAAGCTAGGGGAGCAAAAATTTATGCTGAGGTTATTGGAGGAGGAATGTCTTCTGATGCTCACCATATGACGGCACCACATCCAGAAGGAATTGGTGTGATTGCTGTAATGAATAACTGCTTAGAAAATGCAGGTATTAAACCAGAAGATGTAGATCATATTAATACACATGGTACTTCAACTCCTTTAGGAGATGTTGCAGAATTGAAAGCAATTTCTGCAGTTTTTGGAGAACATGCTAAAAACATTAATATTAATTCTACAAAATCTATGACAGGTCACTTGTTGGGAGCTGCAGGAGCTATAGAGTCTATAGCTGCAATTTTAGCCATGAAAAATGGTATTGTACCTCCAACAATTAATCATGTTAATGTAGATGAAAATATCAATCCAGAATTAAACTTAACTTTAAATAAAGCTCAAAAGCGCGATATTAATATTGCTATGAGTAATACTTTTGGTTTCGGTGGACATAATGCATGTGTTGCATTTAAAAAACTTGATGAATAA
- a CDS encoding acyl carrier protein, with the protein MSDIASRVKAIIVDKLGVDDNEVTTEASFTNDLGADSLDTVELIMEFEKEFDIQIPDDQAENIGTVGQAVSYIEEAKK; encoded by the coding sequence ATGTCAGACATTGCATCAAGAGTAAAAGCTATTATCGTAGACAAATTAGGCGTAGACGATAACGAAGTAACAACAGAAGCTAGCTTCACAAACGATTTAGGAGCAGATTCTTTGGATACTGTTGAATTAATTATGGAATTCGAAAAAGAATTTGATATTCAAATACCAGATGATCAAGCAGAGAACATCGGAACAGTAGGTCAAGCAGTAAGCTATATTGAAGAAGCTAAAAAGTAA